A DNA window from Aspergillus nidulans FGSC A4 chromosome V contains the following coding sequences:
- a CDS encoding uncharacterized protein (transcript_id=CADANIAT00002964) encodes MAPHISALSQTLESLTWSKIRELEKQRSLYEDRKAAILAEAERQPDLAARVSVILRGTQAIHPTASKDETVRSIDRWLDQHRFDPSITDGMLRQYEDELRSQLDAHSRKLSLADLYSRLLTEWTNTGDVQGSDGDITEEDYAVVDERQKQRLQQLCDQFEETVFTPLETNAEEIYAFLNELFPGDEERKQLNELREKIADESQEMFEEDAPFDKKALTATIKGLLTEDILSDAKQDVLKGFLKNEVALTEIADVLNMRWADLENWDWFAGEEGIPVLPRQQLNGKYRIWMDEDVLQLIFVQYIGTRLCNMLKNKLKEFILSNSVWNWKVGPVLTEHDKERQKYYFESPRTYGTAFQHGPEKSRKKDYLERYFLCQMPLELTTLADGGAPYDDDNSDEDDNSDEGSENGWNSSHHDSSATADRNIKQQLLRKVATETLIQRYVYGEAAVIQSDLRWYATGLPHSTIFAVMRYVGFSENWIHFFRKYLESPLNMDMSFEGRMPTGPRTRRRGVPMAHSSEKLLGELVLFFMDLTVNRTTGLLLYRLHDDLWLCGEPSKCAQSWEAIRRFANVTGLEFNKNKTGSVYLSNSVDPAVQSRLPGGPVTFGFLKLDSSGVWVIDQGQVDAHVKQLKAQLDKCESVMAWIRTWNSCIGRFFKNTFGQPATCFGQGHVDMILSTYRAMQKTLFGESTATVTQHLRQMIQARFGVSDIPDAFFYYPEELGGLGLRNPSISPFLVRNSLQTSPQQHIDNFFSEERKLYDRLKKAFDETPQKARMTHFAQANDGMERRFVSRAERDTFMSFEELTRFRWSQSTIFRTLYQRLQDVPKPENIILISKVSQALYSALGMVKVRMMDQEKRWVLQMYAPEVLRDYGGMALVDKKYLPVGVMAMVKERRVKWQMVL; translated from the coding sequence ATGGCACCGCACATTTCCGCACTCTCGCAAACGCTCGAATCGCTCACTTGGAGCAAGATTCGCGAGCTGGAGAAACAGCGCTCATTATACGAAGACCGCAAAGCCGCTATTTTGGCTGAGGCAGAGAGGCAGCCTGACCTCGCCGCGCGGGTGAGTGTAATTCTCAGAGGCACTCAAGCGATCCACCCTACTGCGTCCAAGGACGAAACTGTCCGCAGTATCGATCGCTGGCTCGATCAGCACCGGTTTGATCCGTCAATTACAGATGGCATGCTCCGACAGTACGAGGACGAGCTTCGCTCGCAGCTGGATGCCCATAGTCGGAAGTTGAGTCTTGCGGATCTGTATTCGCGACTGCTGACCGAGTGGACGAATACTGGGGACGTCCAAGGTAGTGATGGAGATATCACCGAGGAGGATTACGCTGTGGTTGATGAACGGCAGAAGCAGCGGTTGCAGCAGCTGTGCGACCAATTTGAAGAAACCGTATTCACCCCGCTGGAGACCAACGCCGAAGAGATCTACGCGTTCCTGAACGAGCTTTTTCCCGGCGatgaggagaggaagcaaTTGAATGAACTAAGAGAGAAGATAGCAGATGAAAGCCAGGAAATGTTCGAGGAAGACGCTCCGTTTGACAAGAAAGCTCTAACGGCAACAATTAAGGGCCTTTTGACGGAGGATATCCTGAGCGATGCCAAGCAGGATGTTCTGAAGGGTTTTCTCAAAAACGAAGTCGCCCTTACAGAGATAGCGGACGTTCTCAACATGCGATGGGCCGACTTGGAGAACTGGGATTGGTTTGCGGGCGAAGAGGGAATCCCGGTTCTGCCGCGACAGCAGCTGAATGGGAAGTATCGCATCtggatggacgaggatgtcTTACAGCTTATCTTCGTGCAGTACATCGGTACTCGGCTGTGTAATATGCTCAAGAACAAACTGAAAGAGTTCATTTTGTCCAACAGCGTTTGGAATTGGAAGGTTGGTCCGGTTCTGACCGAACACGACAAGGAGCGCCAGAAGTACTATTTCGAAAGCCCTCGAACATACGGGACCGCTTTTCAACATGGACCGGAAAAGTCCAGAAAGAAAGACTACCTTGAGAGGTACTTTCTGTGCCAGATGCCTCTTGAGTTGACAACGCTAGCGGACGGAGGGGCACCATATGATGACGACAActctgatgaagacgacAATAGTGATGAAGGGAGCGAGAATGGTTGGAATTCTTCTCACCATGATTCGTCGGCAACAGCGGACCGAAATATCAAGCAGCAACTACTGCGAAAAGTTGCAACCGAGACCCTCATTCAAAGATACGTCTACGGCGAGGCTGCAGTGATCCAGTCGGACCTCCGCTGGTATGCGACTGGCCTGCCGCACAGTACTATTTTCGCTGTGATGAGATATGTCGGCTTTTCCGAGAATTGGATTCATTTCTTCCGCAAGTACCTCGAATCGCCCTTGAATATGGACATGTCCTTTGAGGGACGCATGCCGACGGGCCCGCGAACTCGCAGGCGCGGAGTCCCCATGGCGCACTCGTCTGAGAAGCTACTAGGGGAGCTGGTTCTGTTCTTCATGGACCTAACAGTAAACCGAACAACTGGCTTGCTTCTGTATCGGCTCCATGACGACTTGTGGCTGTGCGGAGAGCCTAGCAAGTGTGCGCAGTCATGGGAGGCAATACGCCGATTCGCAAATGTAACGGGCCTGGAAttcaacaagaacaaaacTGGTTCAGTATACCTTTCAAACTCTGTTGATCCAGCGGTTCAGAGCCGACTACCAGGGGGACCCGTCACATTCGGCTTCCTCAAGCTTGACTCATCGGGTGTCTGGGTGATTGACCAAGGACAAGTGGACGCCCATGTCAAGCAACTGAAAGCCCAACTAGACAAGTGTGAGAGTGTGATGGCATGGATCCGCACCTGGAACAGCTGCATTGGCcggttcttcaagaacacaTTTGGTCAGCCTGCTACCTGCTTCGGCCAGGGCCATGTGGACATGATCTTGTCCACATACAGAGCAATGCAGAAAACCCTGTTCGGGGAGAGCACCGCTACAGTCACCCAACACCTACGCCAAATGATTCAGGCTCGCTTTGGCGTTTCCGACATCCCAGACGCATTCTTCTACTATCCGGAAGAACTTGGAGGGCTCGGGCTCCGTAATCCTTCGATCTCACCCTTCCTGGTCCGAAATTCCTTACAGACTTCACCCCAACAGCACATTGAcaacttcttctccgaaGAAAGGAAGCTCTACGACAGATTGAAGAAAGCATTCGACGAGACCCCACAAAAAGCTCGTATGACTCACTTCGCTCAGGCTAATGACGGCATGGAGCGCCGCTTCGTTTCTCGCGCCGAGCGAGATACATTCATGTCCTTTGAGGAACTTACTCGCTTCCGTTGGTCGCAGAGCACTATTTTTCGAACATTATATCAGCGCCTCCAGGACGTACCAAAGCCCGAAAACATAATCCTTATCTCGAAAGTTTCGCAAGCGCTCTATTCGGCATTGGGAATGGTTAAGGTCCGGATGATGGACCAGGAGAAGAGGTGGGTATTGCAGATGTATGCACCTGAGGTACTAAGAGATTATGGAGGTATGGCACTAGTTGATAAGAAATACTTGCCCGTTGGGGTCATGGCTATGGTTAAGGAGAGAAGGGTTAAGTGGCAGATGGTGCTCTAG